A genome region from Tenebrio molitor chromosome 4, icTenMoli1.1, whole genome shotgun sequence includes the following:
- the RpS27 gene encoding small ribosomal subunit protein eS27, giving the protein MPLAVDLLHPSAEKQKRSHKLKRLVQHPNSYFMDVKCPGCYAISTIFSHAQSAVPCKGCSTILCTSTGGKARLTEGCSFRRKQH; this is encoded by the coding sequence ATGCCATTAGCGGTTGACTTATTGCACCCTTCTGCCGAAAAACAGAAGCGGTCCCACAAACTGAAGAGGTTGGTTCAGCACCCAAACAGTTATTTCATGGACGTAAAGTGTCCCGGGTGCTACGCCATATCCACGATTTTTTCCCACGCTCAGTCAGCTGTACCCTGCAAAGGATGTTCGACCATACTGTGCACGTCTACTGGAGGCAAGGCTAGATTGACGGAGGGGTGCAGCTTCAGAAGGAagcagcattaa
- the Arc42 gene encoding short-chain specific acyl-CoA dehydrogenase, mitochondrial translates to MALFNRIVIKSGGIRKARGIASLGALSETHQMLQKTCRDFAENELKPIAAKVDREHFYPKDQIKKMGELGLMAVAVPEKYGGTGLDYVAYAIAMEEISRGCASAGVIMSVNNSLYLGPIEYFGTEEQKEKYITPFTTGDKIGCFALSEPGNGSDAGAASTTAKDDGASWTINGTKAWITNGYESEAAVVLATTDKGLKHKGISALIVPKPTKGLELGKKEDKLGIRGSSTCSLIFEDCQVPKANVLGELGLGFKIAMMTLDAGRIGIASQALGIAQASLEVAAEYASKRMAFGKPLLKLQTIQNKLADMALQLESARLLTWRAAWLKDNKKNYTKEAAMAKLAASEAATFLSHQCIQILGGMGYVSEMPAERHYRDARITEIYEGTSEIQRLVIAGNLIKELGV, encoded by the exons aTGGCCCTATTTAATCGAATAGTTATTAAAAGTG GCGGTATTCGTAAGGCCAGGGGCATAGCCTCTCTGGGGGCCCTCTCTGAAACCCATCAGATGCTCCAGAAAACGTGCAGAGACTTCGCCGAGAATGAGCTGAAACCGATTGCCGCAAAAGTAGATCGCGAACATTTTTACCCCAAagaccaaattaaaaaaatggggGAGTTGGGACTGATGGCTGTGGCTGTTCCTGAGAAGTATGGGGGTACTGGCTTGGATTATGTAGCTTATGCTATCGCCATGGAAGAAATTTCACGAGGGTGCGCTAGTGCTGGTGTAATCATGTCAGTCAATAATTCTTTGTACTTGGGACCTATTGAATACTTTGGTactgaagaacaaaaagaaaagtacATTACTCCTTTTACAACTGGTGATAAG ATTGGATGTTTTGCTCTGTCAGAGCCTGGAAATGGTTCGGATGCAGGTGCAGCCTCAACTACTGCCAAAGATGATGGGGCCAGTTGGACCATCAATGGGACTAAAGCTTGGATTACAAATGGTTATGAAAGTGAAGCAGCTGTAGTGCTTGCTACCACGGATAAGGGTTTGAAACACAAAGGAATATCAGCTTTAATTGTGCCCAAGCCCACAAAAGGACTAGAATTGGGCAAGAAGGAGGACAAACTGGGCATAAGAGGCTCTTCCACTTGCTCGCTAATATTCGAAGACTGCCAAGTGCCCAAAGCCAATGTCCTTGGCGAGCTGGGTCTGGGTTTCAAAATCGCAATGATGACGCTGGATGCCGGTAGAATAGGAATCGCGTCGCAAGCTCTTGGAATCGCACAGGCCTCTCTAGAGGTGGCCGCGGAATACGCCTCCAAACGAATGGCCTTTGGCAAACCTCTACTCAAGCTGCAAACAATCCAGAACAAGTTGGCTGACATGGCTCTCCAGTTGGAATCCGCCAGACTGCTGACGTGGCGAGCAGCGTGGCTCAAGGACAACAAGAAGAACTACACGAAAGAAGCGGCTATGGCCAAGTTGGCGGCGAGCGAGGCCGCCACTTTCTTGAGCCATCAGTGCATCCAGATTTTGGGAGGCATGGG ATACGTTTCAGAGATGCCAGCCGAACGCCACTATAGGGATGCCAGGATTACGGAGATTTATGAAGGGACTAGTGAAATACAGAGGCTTGTCATCGCCGGGAACCTAATCAAAGAACTAGGAGTTTGA
- the LOC138128837 gene encoding leucine-rich repeat-containing protein 15-like translates to MFRLGICLLFCFIATNDAAKCTKEENLIPSESDSQLLTIIVCRHVTSDMLLEFDYEAKPHRQELWIKSSTIHKLKPNSFSKFSGISDLHLSKIGLKEIEDGAFNGLLKLENLVLSGNKLTTLPKGAFDSLTTLNNLDLSNNQIGAIEDDSFSGLSNLTILDLRGNKIKSLDKNLFEDLKMLEILWVSDNPLTTLPDGEFPQLRKIVVDNTHVKEMNVNFTKSPLDFFQLTDSQLEEFDCANVPSLTTLELNNNKIKVVHHWEKLDCDRVSLHHNKITSFDISPNVIQLHLRNNHIRSIGNTPSGHGKKLELLDLARNKISEITSESFLELTQLKFLVLQHNQITVLHKDVFRDLPNLITLDLSYNKIRTVEANPFNGLKRLNTLRVSGNRVRKDDFRKYVNNTRIW, encoded by the coding sequence ATGTTTCGCCTAGGTATTTGCCTCTTGTTTTGCTTTATCGCAACAAATGATGCAGCAAAATGCACCAAAGAAGAAAATCTAATTCCTTCAGAGTCTGATAGTCAACTTCTTACTATCATCGTCTGCAGACATGTGACGTCCGATATGCTGCTCGAATTCGATTACGAAGCCAAACCTCATAGGCAGGAATTATGGATAAAAAGTTCAACGATTCATAAACTGAAACCAAACTCGTTTTCCAAATTTTCCGGCATCAGTGATTTGCATTTGTCGAAAATAGGGTTGAAAGAAATCGAAGATGGAGCTTTCAACGGCTTGCTCAAATTGGAAAACTTGGTTTTGAGTGGAAACAAGCTAACAACACTCCCTAAAGGTGCTTTCGACAGTTTGACAACACTGAATAACTTGGATCTTAGTAATAATCAGATTGGAGCGATCGAAGATGACAGTTTTTCGGGACTGagtaatttgacaattttagaTTTGAGGGGCAATAAGATCAAATCTCTAGACAAGAATTTGTTCGAGGATTTGAAGATGTTGGAAATTCTTTGGGTTTCGGATAACCCTTTAACAACTCTTCCAGATGGAGAATTTCCCCAGCTGCGAAAAATCGTCGTCGACAACACACATGTCAAAGAAATGAATgtcaattttacaaaatcacCGTTGGATTTCTTCCAACTGACAGACAGCCAACTGGAAGAATTCGATTGTGCAAATGTGCCAAGTCTTACAacgctggaactcaacaacaacaaaatcaaaGTGGTCCACCATTGGGAAAAACTGGATTGCGACCGTGTCTCTTTGCATCACAACAAGATAACTTCTTTTGACATTTCTCCGAACGTTATTCAGTTGCATTTACGCAACAACCACATCAGATCTATAGGGAATACGCCTTCTGGTCACGGCAAGAAGTTAGAATTGTTGGATCTGGCTCGCAACAAGATTTCTGAGATTACTTCAGAGTCCTTTCTCGAACTGACTCAGTTGAAGTTTTTGGTTTTgcaacataaccaaattactGTTTTGCACAAGGACGTATTTAGGGATCTTCCAAATTTGATTACGTTGGATTTGTCTTATAACAAAATTAGAACTGTGGAAGCGAATCCTTTCAACGGGCTGAAACGTTTGAACACTTTACGTGTTTCGGGAAATCGAGTTCGAAAGGATGACTTTAGGAAATATGTTAATAACACACGAATTTGGTAA
- the LOC138129415 gene encoding odorant receptor 30a-like, translating to MMLAKIEKWEQKKNIMLNKTIYFVYSFSLYLGNLNDIVHLAKKVQSFEEFGEPRDLPNFKNRQNKLMKFLYVNSVGGMLGYSAWSYLEEPTCRRTSFDQYRRETCGVLVPIYVPFNLDNPLVKNSVLMAQIFHIVVSLMCAITVSCFMFTCIDMITLKMQHLNENLEGVKELPRDQKKGKLIWCINYHVHIIGLTEEYNNIFSTINAVHFTLSGVIMALLIYQVLQEVVLKQAIQLLGWFLIIGLTCHAGQKLINESFSLSEIVYCLDWYEYDSQLKYYIQIMMIRSQKELSISAGIFNQFSYQFFHFVRIKIF from the exons atgatgctggcaaaaatagaaaagtgGGAGCAGAAGAAGAACATTATGCTAAATAAGA CAATCTATTTCGTCTACTCGTTCTCCCTCTATTTGGGAAACCTGAACGACATTGTCCATCTAGCGAAGAAGGTGCAGTCGTTCGAAGAATTCGGCGAACCTCGAGACTTGCCAAACTTCAAGAATCGACAGAACAAGCTGATGAAGTTCTTGTACGTCAACAGCGTGGGCGGAATGCTAGGTTACTCTGCTTGGAGTTACTTGGAAGAACCCACTTGCAGGAGAACCAGTTTTGACCAGTACAGACGAGAGACCTGTGGGGTGCTGGTACCGATTTACGTTCCCTTCAACTTGGACAACCCGCTTGTGAAGAATAGTGTTTTGATGGCGCAGATCTTTCACATTGTCGTTTCTCTAATGTGCGCCATCACGGTATCGTGCTTCATGTTTACTTGCATCGATATGATCACGCTGAAAATGCAGCATTTGAACGAAAATCTAGAAGGCGTCAAGGAGCTACCGCGCGACCAGAAGAAAGGGAAGCTCATCTGGTGTATCAACTATCATGTTCACATTATTGG ATTGACAGAGGAGTACAACAACATCTTCAGCACCATAAACGCGGTACATTTTACTTTGTCGGGAGTAATAATGGCGCTGTTGATCTATCAAGTTCTTCAg GAAGTGGTACTGAAACAAGCGATACAGCTGCTTGGGTGGTTCCTCATAATTGGTCTGACGTGCCACGCTGGACAAAAGCTGATAAACGAG AGCTTTTCCTTATCGGAGATAGTCTACTGTTTAGACTGGTACGAGTACGACTCCCAGTTGAAGTACTACATCCAAATCATGATGATTCGTTCGCAGAAGGAGTTGTCAATAAGTGCAGGAATTTTCAATCAATTCTCCTACCAGTTCTTTCATTTTGTACGTATCAAAATCTTCTAA